A single region of the Anomaloglossus baeobatrachus isolate aAnoBae1 chromosome 2, aAnoBae1.hap1, whole genome shotgun sequence genome encodes:
- the LOC142290522 gene encoding uncharacterized protein LOC142290522, with protein sequence MDSYTNWNKEPKDCEGKMTSSLLEKEHLPKLKTSFYVMGSTFLLLCFIFVIVYMLHQGTIVNDVNEQTREIQHSRRPRGSDTRNLLTENITDDSVEITGNICMGYGTKCCIELHFIHDTDIILHAIAGPKTRFTQLQGEYVHNNKTSTWECSPTDVLYWNIEIRGDEPAVWSGDITNDMIAKGKFGRSKTEILLKTQVFGKILDPSLLSITEGDKDWVKTWNFQITREPVQVQVSVVFTATNTIVPEIRVSPQTVHNKVNTLPIMLKCNPRLKLPSESLLTWTKNSAFLGSFLNSPTNVIHRGQIGNIRWMDDTFIFSIENPSSRDSGIYQCCVETKTHYRHCKDVSVNIWSAADSACTDTRFMPSTPFQINQFQSKSLLRDGEFMTMVWTFNMSHWKISTRFPQCQSHLINMEMGIEQWFGKRTTQTRSKRGVLEGILGGIGTVGSLTNAMNIQTLKSDLDNIGFIGGKGVKVQKSLNQLLEKMVMNTAAVLGSTVSHLQDATLALVESTHETQVAKACLEIQVEYSSNLKLIAQALQSGITPLGILRNLPVEYDFALNHTDLWVNKWLGCERNICVGTSLIPVIGREGTIVPVTVLGIPVSNTQQVFYQLQYTDFAFDGVNTEQVDISSCLHFVSKVMCLPGQDKVIYHSCFHNHSSCHARIETVQTLHDLVTPVSPTKICFQVMSETEKVSVYYSTCVHKENLPMGLYCIEGDVRSLSKKEGSFNITSIGKRNLTAFPIQFNLSQINDFPWDMWTSEIKKDKGLLDLLTKQLKEAEIIFRHEQGELSDIEHEWNGMSGRTWWKSFSTSVHSWSQSSFQSAVGNVLFNPIIIIFLLVLMCIIYQVFVMCRIQKIYRNIKIEMKKEDNILRGMLNRKMTF encoded by the coding sequence atggattcctatacgaactggaataaagaacctaaagactgtgaaggaaagatgacatcaagccttctggagaaagaacatcttcccaagctcaagaccagcttctacgtgatgggatctacgttcctgctgctttgctttattttcgtcattgtttacatgttacatcaaggaacaatcgtcaatgatgtgaatgaacagactagagagattcaacattctcgaagaccaagaggatcagatacacggaacttactgacagagaacatcacggacgattctgtggagataacaggaaatatctgcatgggatatggaacaaaatgttgcattgaattacatttcatacacgacacagacataatattacatgctattgcaggacctaaaactagattcacacaattacaaggagaatatgtacacaataataaaacgagtacatgggaatgttctcctacagatgtactatactggaacatagagatcagaggtgatgaacctgctgtatggtccggtgatattacaaatgacatgattgcaaagggaaagtttggaagatccaaaacagaaattttgttaaaaactcaggtttttgggaaaattctggatccttctttactctccatcacagaaggagataaagattgggtcaaaacatggaatttccagataacacgggaacctgtgcaagttcaggtatctgtagtgtttaccgctactaacactatagttccggaaataagggtttcaccacagacagtacataataaagtaaatacattacccataatgttaaaatgtaacccaaggttgaaattgccttctgagtctttgttgacatggaccaaaaattcagcatttttgggaagttttttaaacagtccaactaatgtcattcacagaggtcagattggtaatatcaggtggatggatgatacgttcattttttccatagagaatccatcttccagggactctggaatttaccagtgttgcgttgaaacaaagacacattacagacattgtaaagacgttagtgtgaatatttggtcagcagcagatagtgcatgcacagacacgaggttcatgccgtctactcctttccaaattaatcaatttcagtccaagtccttattaagggatggagaatttatgacaatggtgtggactttcaatatgtctcattggaagatctctaccaggtttcctcagtgtcaatcacatctcataaacatggagatggggatagaacagtggtttgggaaaagaactactcagactaggagtaagagaggagtgttagaaggaattctgggaggaattgggacagtgggaagtctgactaatgccatgaatatacagacacttaagtcagatttggataatattggttttattggaggaaaaggtgtaaaggttcagaagagtctgaatcaacttcttgaaaagatggtaatgaatacagctgctgtactaggctctaccgtgtcacatctacaggatgctacattagctctcgtggaaagcacacacgaaacacaagtagctaaagcgtgcctggagatacaggtagagtactcttctaatttgaagctgattgcacaagctttacagagtggaattactccactgggaatactgcgaaatttacctgtagagtatgattttgcattgaatcatacggatttgtgggtaaataagtggttaggatgtgaacgaaacatttgtgttggcacatcgctaatcccggtgattggaagagaaggaactattgttcctgttacagttttgggtatacctgtgagcaacacacaacaagtgttctatcaactgcagtacacagattttgcatttgatggagtgaacactgaacaagtagacatttcttcatgtttgcattttgtttctaaggtgatgtgtttacctggacaggataaggtgatttatcattcatgttttcataatcattcttcttgtcatgcgagaatagagactgtacagacattacatgatctggtgactccagtaagtccaactaagatatgttttcaggtcatgtctgagacagagaaggtttctgtttactattctacttgtgtacataaggaaaacctacctatgggtttgtattgtatagaaggagatgtgagatctctttcaaagaaggaaggaagttttaatatcacttctataggaaagagaaacttaacggcatttcccatacaattcaatttatcacagataaatgattttccttgggatatgtggacaagtgaaataaagaaagacaagggtttgttagatttattaacgaaacagttaaaggaagcagaaattatattcaggcatgaacaaggtgaattaagtgatattgaacacgaatggaatggaatgtcaggtagaacttggtggaagagttttagtacatctgtacattcctggtctcagtcatcttttcagtcagcggttggtaatgttttatttaatcccatcataatcatatttttattagttttgatgtgtattatatatcaagtttttgtgatgtgtagaattcagaagatatataggaacataaaaatagaaatgaaaaaggaagataacattcttagaggaatgttaaatcgcaagatgactttttga